GTTGACAAAAGTACGGTTCCAGTCGGAACGGCAGATAAAGTTAAAAATACTATCCAGAAAGAGCTAGATAAGAGGAGCTCTAATCTTACCTTTGATGTTATCAGCAATCCAGAATTTTTAAAAGAGGGAGCGGCTATTGAAGATTTTATGAAACCTGACAGGGTCGTGATCGGAGCTGACAATAAAAAAGCTTTTGACGTAATGCATGAACTCTATGAACCTTTTCTTCATAAGACAGACAGGTTTATAACAATGGACATAAAGAGTGCAGAAATGACAAAATATGCAGCAAATGCAATGCTTGCAACCAAGATATCTTTTATGAACGAAATAAGCCAGATATGCGAAATAGTTGGTGCAGATATTAATAAAGTAAGAAACGGTATAGGAAGTGACAGCAGAATAGGCTATAGTTTTATTTATCCTGGATGTGGATATGGCGGAAGCTGTTTTCCAAAAGATGTCCAAGCTTTGGCAAAGACTGCAAAAGACTTTGGTTATACTCCTAAAATACTTGATGCCGTAGAAGATGTAAATAACGCACAAAAAAAAGTTATCGCTACAAAAGTTATTAAAAGATTTGGCGAAGATTTAAGCGGCAAAACATTTGCTGTGTGGGGACTCAGCTTTAAACCTGAAACAGATGACATGAGGGAAGCAAGTTCTATAACAATAATAAATGAACTGACCTCAAGAGGAGCAAAGGTAAAAGCCTATGACCCTAAAGCCAGACATGAAGCAGAAACATTTTATCTGAAGGATAATCAAAACGTAGAGTATGTTGACTCGAAATATTCGGCACTTACAAATGCAGATGCAATGATATTGGTAACAGAATGGAAAGAGTTTAGAAGCCCGGATTTTGATGAAATGGCTATTAGGCTGAATAATAAAATAATTTTTGACGGAAGAAATCAGTATAAAAAAGAAAAACTAGAAGCAATCGGCTTCGAATACCACCAAATTGGAGTAAAATCATAATGAAGAAAAAAATATTAGTAACCGGTGGTGCAGGATTTGTGGGAAGCCACCTTTGTGAAAAGCTCTCACAAAACAAAGACTATGATGTTTACAGTCTAGACAACTACTTTACCGGCAGCAAAGAGAATCATGTTCCAAATGTAACATACATAGAAGGAGACACCGTAGATATCGCGAAACTCGTTACTTTTTATCCTGATATGGTTTACCATTTAGGAGAATATTCTAGAGTTGAACAGAGTTTTGATGATATAGAAAAAGTTTGGAAATACAATAAGGACGGCATTTTTGCTGTTCTAGAGTTTGTAAGACGGGCGGGCTGTAAAATACTATATGCAGGAAGTTCTACAAAATTCGGTGATGGGGGCCTTGGAAGAAGTGCCTCCCCATATGCCTGGACAAAAGCAAGCAATACTGAACTAGTGGAAAATTACGGCACATGGTATAACGTACCTTATGCTGTCACATATTTTTATAATGTATATGGGCCGAGGGAGATACAAAGCGGAAAGTACGCGACTCTGATTGCTCTTTTTAAAGAAAAAATGAAAAAAGGAGATGTTTTAACTGTTGTAAGTCCTGGAACTCAAAAAAGAAATTTTACCCACATAGACGATATTATCGATGGTCTTGTTTTAGTTGGTGAAAACGGCTATGGAGATGAATTTGGCATTGGAAGCCCAGAATCTTACAGCATACTTGAAATAGCCCAAATGTTCGGCGGTAAAATAGAGATGCTGCCTGAAAGAAAGGGCAATAGAATGAGCGCAGATGTCGTAACAGCTAAAACCGAAGCTTTAGGCTGGAATCCAAAGAAAAACATAAAAGATTACATAGAAAAATTAAGAAAAAACAACTGGGAGCATGAGTAGATTACTTCTGCTCATTTTCCTGCATCTCTATCATAATTACATACTTCATATAACTATTATAAGCAGAAGCAAAGGCAACATGCCACTCCTGAATCCCTCCGAATATTCCGCCTTTTAAAATAAGACCTTTAAAAAAAGCTGCCGCACCATGAACAAATGGATCGTACCAAGAAGCTCTCTTGCCCTCCGCGTATCGTACTTTTGCAAGATTTACGGCGAATCTGTCTGCTTTGGATACAAGCACACCAAAATTATCAAAAGAGTAATGAAGCATATCAAC
This genomic interval from Sulfurimonas crateris contains the following:
- a CDS encoding UDP-glucose dehydrogenase family protein, which gives rise to MKISIIGTGYVGLVSGTCFAEMGNSVICVDVDEQKIKKLKQGIIPIFEPGLENMVLENFNKGTLIFNTDIKEALKTSEICFIAVGTPMGEDGSADLKYVLDVAKSIGKHMTHHMYVVDKSTVPVGTADKVKNTIQKELDKRSSNLTFDVISNPEFLKEGAAIEDFMKPDRVVIGADNKKAFDVMHELYEPFLHKTDRFITMDIKSAEMTKYAANAMLATKISFMNEISQICEIVGADINKVRNGIGSDSRIGYSFIYPGCGYGGSCFPKDVQALAKTAKDFGYTPKILDAVEDVNNAQKKVIATKVIKRFGEDLSGKTFAVWGLSFKPETDDMREASSITIINELTSRGAKVKAYDPKARHEAETFYLKDNQNVEYVDSKYSALTNADAMILVTEWKEFRSPDFDEMAIRLNNKIIFDGRNQYKKEKLEAIGFEYHQIGVKS
- a CDS encoding NAD-dependent epimerase/dehydratase family protein produces the protein MKKKILVTGGAGFVGSHLCEKLSQNKDYDVYSLDNYFTGSKENHVPNVTYIEGDTVDIAKLVTFYPDMVYHLGEYSRVEQSFDDIEKVWKYNKDGIFAVLEFVRRAGCKILYAGSSTKFGDGGLGRSASPYAWTKASNTELVENYGTWYNVPYAVTYFYNVYGPREIQSGKYATLIALFKEKMKKGDVLTVVSPGTQKRNFTHIDDIIDGLVLVGENGYGDEFGIGSPESYSILEIAQMFGGKIEMLPERKGNRMSADVVTAKTEALGWNPKKNIKDYIEKLRKNNWEHE